TTGAAAAAGGGTTTGCAAATGTATTAAAGTTTTTGTTTTACACAAATAACAATACCGTTTTTTTTTGCAATAATATTTTTGGTGTTAAATTATGGTTAAACAAGGCGCTTTTTTTGCTTGTTTTTTTTAACCTGACGGATTAAGGCTTCCTGCACAAGATCAACAGCTTCTTCAAAGGATTCACATTGTTTGCTTGCAAAAAGGTCGCTAGCTCCTGTATTAACCTTGATTTCGACAATTTTATTGGCTCTACTATCAGTATTTTCAATTTTAAGAAATACTTCTGAGTAAATTAACTCATCATCAAACTGTATGAGTTTTCCAACTTTCTTATTGATAAATTCTAAAAGTTTCTTGTCCGCGTCAAAATGAATGGAATGAATGGTAATTTGCATAGCTATAAATTTTATGCTCTTGGATGAGCGTTATTAAATACTTTTTTTAATTTCTCGATTGAATTGTGCGTGTAAACTTCTGTAGCGGATAAGCTAGCGTGACCTAAGAGTTCTTTTATAACATTTAAATCAGCTCCGCTATTAAGCATGTGGGTTGCAAAGGTATGCCTCAATATATGTGGACTAGTCTTTTTCAGACTAGTAACACTTGAAATTAAATCATTAATTGTTTTGTATACAAGTGATGGATTTAACTTTTTTCCTTTTTCAGTCATAAGCAAATAAGTTGTAAAATTTGTTTTCATTGAATTTCTTATGTCTAAAAACTTTTCTAGAGAGGTTACTAATTCTTGTGTTAACGGAATAATCCGTTCTTTATTTCGCTTTCCTAATACTTTGAGTTGTTTTTTACTAAAATCAACATCACTAATTTTAATATTGATAAGTTCCGATAATCTAATACCAGTGGAATAGAAAATTTCAACCATCAATTTATTTCTTTTGCCTACATAATCATCAGAAAACTTTTTTTTGTCTAAAAGTTCATTCATCTCATCGACAGTAACAAAACTTGGAATACTTTTTGATGTTTTGGCTGAAGTCAGCTTTAGTGTAGGGTTAAGCTTGACAACTCCTTCTTTCTCTGCAAACTTAAATAAGGATTTTAGTGTAGTTATTTTTCTATTGACTGTTCGCGGAGAGTTACCTGTATTTAATTCATTAACTAGCCAGCTTCTAATCATTGAGTGATTGGCTTTTTCTATTGAAGTAGAGTAAACCTCATCTAAGTAATTGCTTAAAAGAGTCAAATCAGCCTTATACGCCTTTATAGTGTGTAAGGAATATCTTTTTTCTAAAGCTAGATAATCAAGAAATTTTTGAGTAAGGGGCATAAAAAAACATCAATTTGAACGAATATACTA
The genomic region above belongs to Flavobacteriales bacterium and contains:
- the raiA gene encoding ribosome-associated translation inhibitor RaiA, with protein sequence MQITIHSIHFDADKKLLEFINKKVGKLIQFDDELIYSEVFLKIENTDSRANKIVEIKVNTGASDLFASKQCESFEEAVDLVQEALIRQVKKNKQKKRLV
- a CDS encoding tyrosine-type recombinase/integrase, producing MPLTQKFLDYLALEKRYSLHTIKAYKADLTLLSNYLDEVYSTSIEKANHSMIRSWLVNELNTGNSPRTVNRKITTLKSLFKFAEKEGVVKLNPTLKLTSAKTSKSIPSFVTVDEMNELLDKKKFSDDYVGKRNKLMVEIFYSTGIRLSELINIKISDVDFSKKQLKVLGKRNKERIIPLTQELVTSLEKFLDIRNSMKTNFTTYLLMTEKGKKLNPSLVYKTINDLISSVTSLKKTSPHILRHTFATHMLNSGADLNVIKELLGHASLSATEVYTHNSIEKLKKVFNNAHPRA